A single Epinephelus fuscoguttatus linkage group LG13, E.fuscoguttatus.final_Chr_v1 DNA region contains:
- the LOC125899189 gene encoding olfactory receptor 142-like → MDNVSLITLFVLSGLNETTNHRAVLFSLTLLCYLFILLANVALIVIIILDKNLHEPMYILLCMFCMNGLYGTAGFYPKFLWDLLSPVHVISYAGCHVQALVMYSFASTDLSVLAVMAYDRYVAICQPLDYHCVMSKQRLLMLACFSWLAPFCIVGINVILASRLKLCSPFIARLFCVNWMIVKLACFPADTMVNGIVAYISIIIYVFHGFFIVWSYMYLIKTCVNSIENRRKFMQTCVPHLTSLLTFLVTIVFDVMNMRFGSKDLPQIVQNFIEIQFLVIPPIINPLIYGFKLTKIRNTFLHAITFKNKY, encoded by the coding sequence ATGGATAATGTCTCTCTAATAACACTGTTTGTACTTTCAGGtttaaatgaaacaacaaaCCACCGAGCTGTTCTCTTCTCCCTCACTTTACTGTGTTACCTTTTCATTTTGCTGGCAAATGTTGCTCttattgtcatcatcatcttgGATAAAAACCTGCATGAACCAATGTATATTCTATTGTGTATGTTTTGCATGAATGGGCTTTATGGGACAGCAGGTTTCTACCCCAAGTTCCTCTGGGATCTGCTTTCTCCTGTTCATGTTATCTCTTATGCTGGATGCCATGTTCAGGCTCTGGTAATGTATTCATTTGCCAGCACTGATCTGTCTGTTCTTGCAGTCATGGCATATGACAGATATGTGGCTATATGTCAACCTCTAGACTACCACTGTGTTATGTCAAAGCAAAGACTCTTAATGTTAGCGTGTTTCTCCTGGTTAGCACCTTTTTGCATTGTGGGCATAAATGTTATTCTGGCATCTAGATTAAAGTTATGCAGCCCATTTATTGCCAGACTTTTTTGTGTGAATTGGATGATTGTTAAACTTGCTTGTTTCCCAGCTGACACTATGGTTAATGGTATTGTTGCATACATTAGTATAATCATCTATGTCTTCCATGGTTTCTTTATAGTTTGGTCCTATATGTATCTCATCAAAACATGTGTGAATTCAATAGAGAACAGGAGGAAGTTCATGCAAACATGTGTGCCACATTTAACCTCCTTACTCACCTTCCTTGTAACAATAGTTTTTGATGTCATGAACATGCGGTTTGGTTCAAAAGATTTACCTCAGATCGTTCAAAACTTTATTGAAATACAATTTCTTGTCATACCTCCCATTATAAATCCTCTCATTTATGGTTTCAAATTGACCAAAATTCGGAACACATTTCTGCATGCtattacttttaaaaacaaatattaa